The Streptomyces nigra genome includes the window AGTTCCGCTGCCGTCCCGCCCCGAGTCCGCCGCCACCGCGCGCCGGCTGACCCAGGTGATCGTCCTGCGGCACTGGGCGCTGAGCCCCAAGATGGCCGAGGACGCCGTGCTCCTCGTCTCCGAACTCGTCGGCAACGCCGTCCGCCACACCGGCGCCCGCGTCTTCGGCTTACGGATGCGCCGCCGCCGCGGCTGGATCCGGATCGAGGTCCGCGACCCCTCGCGCGGGCTGCCCTGTCTGATGCCCGTTCAGGAGATGGACGTCAGCGGCCGGGGCCTGTTCCTCGTCGACAAGCTCGCCGACCGCTGGGGCGTGGATCTCCTGCCCCGCGGCAAGACCACCTGGTTCGAGATGAGGGTCACCGAACGCTGAGGGCCGCCCCCCTCCCGCGAACGGATAATCTGACCTGCGGCAAAAAGCCAGCACGACACGACTTGACGCGAGTACACGCGAGTAGAGGGGCGGACCGGTGGCGCACATCGACATCGAGGAAGCACGCAAGCAGTTCGAGCGCATCGATGCGGACGGCGACGGCACCATCACCGCCGCCGAGTTCAAGACCGCCCTCGCCCAGGGCGGGGACTGGAACGTCACCGAGGCCGTCGCCGAGGCCATCATCAAGAGCCGCGACCTCAACGGCGACAAGGTGCTGTCGTTCGACGAGTTCTGGGCCTTCCTGAGCAAGTAGGACCCCGCCGAAGGGGCGCCCTCCTCCGGGAAGGCGCCCCTTCAGGCGTCCTCGGCCCAGTCCCGCAGCGCCGCCTTGCTGGAGAAGTTCGCGACGTTCTTGTCCAGCGGGTCGTCCGTGTACTGGTGGAACCGCCACTTCGCCTGGATGCGGGGCTTGCCCGCCGTCACATAGTCGGCGATCCAGAGGCCGTCACCGGCGTACGACGTGGTGTCGACGTTCAGCCAGTAATGGCGGTTGCAGTAGAGCACGACCCGGTTGTCCGGCCGCTTCTCGCGCAGGATGCGGATGAACCGGTCCTTCTCCGCGTTGCTCGCGTGCGTGCCGTCGCCGGTGGTCTCCCAGTCGACGGCGAGGACGTCACCCGCCTTCTCCGGCGCCTTCTTCAGGAAGTAGTCGGCCTGGGCGGTCAGGTTGCCCGGCCACAGGAAGTGGTAGAAGCCGACGACCAGACCCGCGTCACGGGCCCGCTTCGTCTGGGCGGAGAGCTTGGGGTTGACGTACGAGCGGCCCTCCGTCGCCTTGACGAAGACGAAGGAGAGACCGTCGGTGTCGTAGGACGAGGACTGGTACGCGCTCACGTCGATGCCGCGCAGCATGGGGGGACTCCCTGAGTGCCGTGGGGGGACAGGAGTTGACCTGGCTTATGCCCCACCGTGGCACGGCTGACGCGTCATGGACGTGGAATCGTCAACATTCGATGATGTTCACGGCGAGCCCGCCCCGCGCCGTCTCCTTGTACTTGACGGACATGTCGGCGCCCGTGTCCTTCATCGTCTTGATGACCTTGTCCAGGGACACCTTGTGCGAGCCGTCGCCGCGCATCGCCATCCGGGCGGCCGTGACCGCCTTCACGGCCGCCATGCCGTTGCGCTCGATGCAGGGGATCTGCACGAGGCCCCCGACCGGGTCGCAGGTGAGGCCCAGGTTGTGCTCCATGCCGATCTCGGCGGCGTTCTCCACCTGCTCCGGGGAGCCGCCCAGCACCTCCGCGAGCGCGCCCGCCGCCATCGAGCAGGCCGAGCCGACCTCGCCCTGGCAGCCGACCTCGGCGCCGGAGATCGAGGCGTTCTCCTTGAAGAGCATGCCGATCGCGCCCGCGGCCAGCAGGAAGCGGACCACGCCCTCCTCGTCGGCGCCCGGCACGAAGTTGATGTAGTAGTGCAGGACGGCCGGGATGATGCCCGCCGCGCCGTTCGTCGGGGCGGTGACCACCCGTCCGCCGGCGGCGTTCTCCTCGTTCACGGCCATCGCGTAGAGCGTGATCCACTCCATGGCCAGGGCCTTCGCGTCGCCCTCGGAGCGCAGCTTGCGCGCGGTGTTCGCGGCCCGCCGGCGGACCTTCAGACCGCCCGGCAGGATGCCCTCCCGGGACATGCCCCGCGACACGCACTCCCGCATCACCCGCCAGATCTCCAGCAGGCCCTCGCGGATCTCCTCCTCGGTGCGCCAGGCCCGCTCGTTCTCCAGCATCAGCGCCGAGATCGACAGGCCCGTCTCCCGGGTCAGGCGCAGCAGCTCGTCGCCCGTGCGGAAGGGGTACTTCAGGACGGTGTCGTCGAGCTTGATCCGGTCCTCGCCGACCGCGTCCTCGTCGACGACGAAACCGCCGCCCACCGAGTAGTACGTCTTCGTCAGCAGCTCCCCGCCCTGGGCGTCGAACGCCCACAGGGTCATGCCGTTCGCGTGGTAGGGGAGGGCCTTGCGGCGGTGCAGGACCAGGTCGTCGTCGAAGGAGAAGGCGATCTCGTGCTCGCCGAGCAACCGCAGCCGGCCGGACTGCTTGATCGACTCCACCCGTCCGTCGGCGGACTCGACGTCCACGGTGCGCGGGGAGTCGCCCTCCAGGCCGAGCAGCACCGCCTTCGGGGTGCCGTGGCCGTGCCCGGTCGCGCCGAGCGAGCCGTACAGCTCGGCCCGTACGGCGGTGACGGACTCCAGGACGCCCTCGTTGCGCAGCCGGCGCGCGAACATACGGGCCGCCCGCATCGGACCCACCGTGTGGGAGCTGGACGGGCCGATGCCGATCGAGAACAGGTCGAAGACCGATATGGCCACGGAAACTCCTCGGTGCGGGGTGGTGCGGGGGGCTTTCCCGGGGTGCCCCGCACCTTCGAGTGTGCGGGACGCCCCGGGAGAGTGACGACGGTCCTACTTGTTCAGACCGGCGTAGAGCGGGTGCTTGTCGGCCAGCGCCTTCACCCGGGCCTTGAGCGCCGCGGCGTCGTACGACGGCTTCAGCGTCTCGGCGATCACGTCCGCGACCTCGGTGAAGTCCTCGGCGGTGAAACCGCGCGTGGCCAGCGCCGGGGTGCCGATGCGCAGCCCGGAGGTCACCATCGGCGGCCGCGGGTCGTCCGGCACCGCGTTGCGGTTGACCGTGATCCCCACCTCGTGGAGGCGGTCCTCGGCCTGCTGCCCGTCCAGCTCGGACTCCCGCAGGTCGACCAGGATGAGGTGCACGTCCGTGCCGCCGGACAGCACGTTCACCCCGGCCGCGCGGGCGTCCTCGGCGGTCAGCCGGTCCGCGAGGATGCGGGCGCCCTCGACCGTGCGGCGCTGGCGCTCCTTGAACTCCTCGGAGGCGGCGACCTTGAACGAGACCGCCTTGGCGGCGATCACGTGCTCCAGCGGACCGCCCTGGAAGCCCGGGAAGACGGAGGAGTTCAGCTTCTTCGCGAACTCCTTGCTGCGCGCCAGGATGATCCCGCCGCGCGGCCCGCCGAGCGTCTTGTGGGTGGTGGAGGTGACCACGTCGGCGTGCGGCACCGGGTTGGGGTGCAGCCCCGCCGCGACCAGGCCCGCGAAGTGGGCCATGTCCACCCACAGGTAGGCGCCGGTCTCGTCGGCGATCCGGCGGAAGGCCGCGAAGTCCAGCTGGCGCGGGTACGCCGACCAGCCCGCGATGATCACCTTCGGGCGGTGCTCCTTGGCGAGGCGCTCCACCTCGTCCATGTCGACCAGACCGCTCTCCGGGTCCACGTGGTACGCGACCACCTGGAACTGCTTGCCGGAGAAGTTCAGCCGCATCCCGTGGGTGAGGTGGCCGCCGTGCGCCAGGTCCAGGCCCAGGATGGTGTCGCCGGGCTGGGCCAGCGCGAACAGCGCCGCCTGGTTGGCCGAGGCGCCCGAGTGCGGCTGGACATTGGCGTACTCGGCGCCGAACAGCTCCTTCACCCGGTCGATGGCGATCTGCTCGGCGACGTCGACGTGCTCGCAGCCGCCGTAGTAGCGCCGGCCGGGGTAGCCCTCGGCGTACTTGTTCGTCAGGACCGAGCCCTGCGCCTCCATGACGGCGACCGGGGCGAAGTTCTCCGACGCGATCATCTCGAGGGTGGACTGCTGACGCTCCAGCTCGGCGTCGAGCGCCGCGGCGACCGCCGGGTCCAGCTCGTGCAGGGGCGTGTTCAGAAGGGAGTTCTCAGACATGGGGGGTACGGGCTCCTCAGCCGGCGGTGTGGGCGTCGTACTCGTCTGCGGAGAGCAGGTCGGCCGGCTCCTCCGTGACGCGCACCTTGAACAGCCAGCCGCCCTCGAAGGGGGCCGAGTTCACCAGGGCCGGGTCGTTCACCACGTCCTCGTTGATCTCGGTGACCTCGCCGGTGACCGGGGAGTACAGGTCGGAGACGGACTTCGTCGACTCCAGTTCGCCGCAGGTGTCACCCGCGGTCACGGTCGAGCCGACCTCGGGGAGCTGGGCGTAGACGACGTCGCCGAGCGCGTTGGCCGCGAACTCGGTGATGCCGACCGTGGCGACGCCGTCCTCGGCGGTCGCGAGCCACTCGTGCTCCTTGCTGTAACGCAGCTGCTGGGGGTTGCTCATGGCCTGAATTCTCCTGTACACGCGTCAGTGCTGATGAAGGGGGACTGAGACGACTGGGACGGCGGACATGGCGGCGGACGTGCGCGGTCGCACGCCGCCCTGCCAGTCTGTACGCGCGGCGCGGCTCGTGCCGCGCGCGGTTCCTACTTCTGCCGCTTGTAGAACGGCAGCGCCACGACCTCGTAGGGCTCGTGGCTGCCGCGGATGTCCACGCCGACCCCGGGGGTGCCCGGCGCCGCGTGCGCGGCGTCGACGTAGGCCATGGCGATCGGCTTGCCCAGGGTGGGGGAGGGGGCGCCGGAGGTCACCTCGCCGATGACCTCGCCGCCGGCGACGACCGGGTACCCGGAGCGCGGCACGCGGCGGCCCTCGGCGACCAGGCCGACCAGGACGCGCGGCGGGTTCGTCTCGGCCTTGGCGGCGGCCGCCTGGAGCGCCTCGCGCCCGACGAAGTCGCCCTCCTTCTCGAACTTCACCACCCGGCCGAGGCCGGCGTCGAAGGGGGTGAGCGAGGTCGACAGCTCGTTGCCGTACAGCGGCATGCCCGCCTCCAGGCGGAGCGTGTCACGGCAGGACAGGCCGCAGGGGACCAGGCCGACGCCCTGACCGGCCTCGGTGAGCGCCTGCCACAGCTCCACGGCGTGCTCCGGCTTCACGAACAGCTCGAAGCCGTCCTCGCCGGTGTAGCCCGTGCGGGCGATCAGGGCGGGCACGCCGGCGACGGTGCCGGGCAGGCCGGCGTAGTACTTCAGGCCGTCCAGATCGGCGTCGGTGAGCGACTTCAGGATGCCGGGGGACTCGGGGCCCTGGACGGCGATCAGCGCGTACGCGTCACGGTCGTCGCGGACCTCGGCGTCGAAGCCGGCCACCCGCTCGGTCAGCGCGTCGAGCACGACCTGGGCGTTGGAGGCGTTGGCGACGACCATGTACTCGGTCTCGTCGAGCCGGTAGACGATCAGGTCGTCCAGGATGCCGCCGTCGGCCCGGCAGATCATGGTGTAGCGGGCGCGGCCCACCCCGACGGAGGCGATGTTGCCCACCAGGGCGTGGTTCAGGAAGGCGGCCGCCTGGGCGCCGGTGACCGTGATCTCGCCCATGTGCGAGAGGTCGAACAGGCCGGCGCGGGTGCGCACCGCGTTGTGCTCGTCGCGCTCGGAGCCGTAGCGCAGGGGCATGTCCCAGCCGGCGAAGTCGGTCATGGTGGCGCCCAGCGAGCGGTGCAGGGCGTCCAGGGCGGTACGGCGCGGTTCGGAACTGCTCATCGGTCGGTCGTCTCCCAAGGCATGACGGGCGGTCGTTCCTCCCCATCTGTCATCGGAACCTGAGAGGTTCGTCATGACCGCGCGTGGGCATGACTTGCACCTTGGGTGGGACCACCGGCGACGGCGGCCCGCTTTTCAGATGTGCCTCGCCCGCGCGGTAACGGGGCCTGAGAGATTCAAGGGAGGGACTTGCTCCTTCGGCGCCCCGGCGGCGTACAGCCGGGGACTCTCCCGCGCGGATTCAAACGGCCGGTATGCAGTTGGCGCCGCCATCATCGCATGCCCGGCCCCGTCTGCCCCAGGCCACATCTGTAACCGGCCTGTGGCAGTAAGCGAACGAAAACAGAGAGGATCCTCCATTACCTTCTCTTTACGCTCGGTGGGGATGGGGAAGCCTGTATGCGGAGGAGGACGATGACGGTGAAGCGCACCACGGCGTACGCCACCACGTCGGGCATCGCCCTGCCCGGGCAGCCGGGGGCCTCGGCCGTCGAGGCCCGGACGCGTCCCGCGCCGGTGGTGCGGGACCTGCGCGAGCGGTCGGGCCGCGGCCCGACCGCCCTGCTCTTCGGCCCCCGCGACCTCGTCGTGATCACCGGCCTGCCCGGCAGCGGCAAGTCCACCCTGATGCGGCGGACCGTCCGCGGCCCGCGCGTCGACTCCCAGGACACCCGGGACCGCTGGGACGCCCGGATGCCCGGTTTCCTGCCCTACGCCCTCTACCGTCCCCTGGTCCGTCTCTCCCACTACGCCGGGCTGCGCCGCGCCGTCCGCCGCGGCGGCGGGGTCGTCGTGCACGACTGCGGCACCCAGGCGTGGGTGCGCGGCTGGCTGGCCCGGGCCGCCCGGCGCCGCGGCGGCGTCCTGCACCTGCTGGTGCTCGACGTCGACCCGGACACCGCTCTGGAGGGGCAGCGCGAGCGCGGCCGGGGCGTCTCCCGGTACGCCTTCCTGCGTCACCGGCGCGCCGCCGCCCGGCTGCTGCGCGCCGTCGACAGCGGTGAGCTGCCCCGGGGCTGCGGCTCCGCGGTGCTGCTCGACCGGGACGCGGCCGGCACCCTGCGCCGGATCGGGTTCACGGGCTGACCCGGGCCCGGCCGGGCGGGGCCGGGTCCCGGTAGCCTTTCGACCCTCAGACGTGATTCACAGCAGGCGGTCACAGACAGATGGACTTCGCAGCGGATCTCCCCGCGGACTTCCCGGCAGGCTCTCCCCTCCACCCGCACGGCGGCTGGCCCGGCAACGAACTGGAGGAGGTGCTCTCGGCCTCCCTCGGCCAGCCGTCGGCCGGCGGCCGGATCGTGGAGGTGCTGGGCCGCAGCTTCGTCTGGGTGCCGCTGCCCAACGGCGGCGGCCCGGACAGCGGTCCGCTCGACCTGCCCGGCATGGAGATCGACGGCCAGGGCTATGTCCCGGTGTTCTCCTCAGAGGAGCAGTTCCGGCAGGTCGTCGGCTCCCACATGGCGTACACCGTCGCCCCGGCCGTGGAGTTCGCCCGCGGGCTGCCGCCGCACGTGGGCATCGCGGTCAACCCGGGCGGAGTGGTCGGCGTGCCGCTGCCCCCGGCCGCGGTGGCCGAGGTGTGCCGGGCGGGCCGTACCCCGCTGGACGGCTTCGCCTCCGGAGGCCGCGTCAAGCTCTACGAGCCCGACTGGCAGGACGACCCGGTCGACTTCCTGTCCGCGGCGTCCGCCGAGTTCGCCGCGATCGGCGTCGTCGCCACCGCCCGCCGCTGTCTCGGCGCGATCGAGGACGGCGAGCCGGTGCTGTTCGTCGGCGTCGAACTGACGCAGTGGGAGGGCGACTTGCGGGCCGCCCCGATGGACGCCCTGGGCCGCGCCCTCGGCCGTGTGCCGGTGCGCTGGCCGGTCAACCTGGTCCTCCTCGACGTGGCCCAGGACCCGGTCATCGACTGGATGCGCGCCAAGGTCCGCCCGTTCTACACACGCGAGCCCTGAGATCCCGGACGCGTGGTCCCCGAGATTTTCGACGAGCGGTCCGGCGCCCCGCGACGCCGGACCGATCCGGACGACAGGCCCTAAGCTGGGCTCAGAGCCATGTCGGGCTCAATGCCATGTTTTCCCGAAGGGGCGGTAAAAGGTGAGCGCGAGCGGCACAACCTCGACCGGGCAGGTCGAGCACATGCTGCGCCAGGTGACCCCCGGGCGCTACGACGCCTACGAGGCACTCCTGCGCGCCCTCGCCACCCCGGCCACCGGCCAGGTCTGGATGCTGCTGTGGCACGGTCAGGCGGGCTCCCCGGACGCCCAGTACGGGAACATGGAGGTCGACGGTCACGCCTACGCCCCGTGCGTCACCTCCGCCCAGGAGCTGTCGGCCAGCGGCTGGAACCGCAGCTACGAGGTCGTCGACGGACTCGACGTGGCCCGCACCCTCCACCCCGACCACTACGGCCTCTGGCTGAACCCGCACGCCCCCGGCGGCGGCGTCGGCATCCCCTGGCTCGACCTGCGCCGGATCGCCACCGGCCTGGACCGCCAGCCCGCCGGACCGCTGCGGCTGTCGGAGCCCGCCATCGAGATCCCGCAGTTCTACGCCCTGCTCTCGCAGAACGCCCACCGCACCCCGGCCGTGCGCACCCTGCGCCGCGCCTGGGTCCAGCCCGCGCTCGGGGCCCCGTATCTGGCGATCGGCCTGGACGTCTACGACACCAGCCCGCCCGCCGTGGACGCGGTGCGCTCCATGATGCTCCAGTCGGTCGGCGCGGTCCCGGACGGACTGCCCGTCTCCACGGTCGCGATGGCCGACGAGGACGATCCGGTGGCGATGTGGATGCGGCAGGCCGCGCGCCCCTTCTACGACCGCGAGGCACACGCCACCGCCCCCGCCGCGGGCTACGGCTACCCTCCGGCACAGGGCCGTTACTGAGCTTCGGCTTGCCATGACGCCGGTTCGCCCCACCCCCCTCTGTCGTAGGTGTGAGCGCCTTCCCGCTGTCGTTTCCCAGGCGGATCTCCGCGCGTAGATGCGATCAGAAGGTCCCGGTCCGCCCTCATACGCCCCAACTGGTGCCCGTCCGGCCGCTGTTACCCGCTGTTCGGATAACGGAATCCCCCAAACAGCATCACGGTTACGCATCCTTTCCCCGCCAGCTCTGGCGACTGATCGCCCCCGCATTGAAGACTCCCCGCTAGGCACGGGCCGGTCGGCCCTGTGTGCGAGTGAGAGCAACCGCTACCGCGGCAGCCAGGGGGGTCGGCAACCGCCGGCCGAGAGGGGTCAATTCCACTGTGACCGCACCGATCGAGACAACGGGAGCGGAGGCCGGGGCACAGCCCGAGGCCGTGCTCTCAGGGATCGAGAAGAGCAAGATCGAGGGGCGTTCGCTGGGGCAGATCGCCTGGTCCCGGTTCAAGAAGGACAAGGTGGCCGTCGCCGGCGGCGTCATCGTCATCCTGCTGATCCTGCTCGCGATCCTGTCACGCCCCCTCCAGGCGCTGTTCGGCCTGGACCCCAACGCGCTCAACCAGGACCTCATCGATCCCAACACCTCGCTGCCCAAGGGTGACTTCGGCGGCATGAGCTGGGAGCACCCGCTGGGTGTCGAGCCGAAGTTCGGCCGTGACATCGCCACCCGCATCCTCGAGGGCTCCTGGGTGTCCCTGGTCGTCGCGTTCGGCGCCACGCTCCTGTCGAACACGATCGGCGCCGTCCTCGGCGTCGTCGCCGGCTACTACGGCGGCCGGGTCGACACGATCATCAGCCGGCTGATGGACACCTTCCTGGCCTTCCCGCTGCTGCTGTTCGCCATCGCCATCTCGGCCACCCTGCAGGGCGGTGCCTTCGGCCTGGAGGGCCTGCCGCTGCACATCAGCGTGCTGATCTTCATCATCGGTTTCTTCAACTGGCCGTATCTGGGCCGCATCGTCCGCGGTCAGACCCTGGCCCTCAGGGAGCGCGAGTTCGTCGACGCCTCCCGGGGGATGGGAGCCAAGGGGCCGTACATCCTCTTCCGGGAGCTCCTCCCGAACCTGGTCGGCCCGATCATCGTCTACTCGACGCTGCTCATCCCGACGAACATCCTTTTCGAGGCCAGCCTGAGCTTCCTCGGTGTCGGCATCCAGCCCCCGCAGGCTTCCTGGGGCGGCATGCTCAACCAGGCGGTCGACTTCTACGAGGTCGACCCGCAGTTCATGATCGTGCCCGGCCTCGCCATCTTCGTCACCGTCCTGGCGTTCAACCTGCTCGGCGACGGACTCCGCGACGCTCTCGACCCGCGCAGCCGCTGACATGCGGCCGCGACGAGAGCCCATCAAGTTTCCAACTATGGAGGGGAAGCAGACCATCATGCGAAGGTCAGTGCTGGCCGCGGTTGCGGTCGTCGGCAGTGCGAGCTTGCTGCTTTCGGCCTGCAGCAAGGCCGATGACAAGTCGGACAACAACGGATCGAAGTCGGCCGGTGCCAACGCCGCGACCAAGGGCGTCGTCAACGCTTCCACCCAGGCGGGTGGGACGGTCACGTACGAGTACTCCGACGTCCCGGACTCCTTCGACCCGGGCAACACGTACTACGCGTACATGTACAACCTCAGCCGGCTGTACGCCCGTCCGCTGATGACGTTCAAGCCCGGTGCCGGCGAGGCCGGCAACGAGCTGGTCCCGGACCTGGCCTCCGCCCCGGGCGAGCCCAGCGACGGCGGCAAGACCTGGACGTACAAGCTGCGTCCGGGCCTGAAGTACGAGGACGGCACCCCGATCACGTCGAAGGACGTGAAGTACGCCGTCGAGCGCTCCAACTTCGCGCGTGACGTGCTCTCCCTCGGCCCCAGCTACTTCCAGCAGTTCCTCGAGGGCGGCGACAAGTACAAGGGCCCGTACAAGGACAAGAGCGACAAGGGCATCTCGTCCATCCAGACCCCGGACGACACCACGATCGTCTTCAAGCTGAACCGCGCCTTCCAGGAGTTCGACTACCTGGTCGCCACCCCGCAGACGGCCCCCGTGCCGAAGGCGCAGGACACCGGCGTCGACTACGTCAAGAAGATCGTGTCGTCGGGCTCCTACAAGTTCCAGAGCTACCAGGAGGGCAAGGAAGCCGTCCTGGTCCGCAACGAGAACTGGGACGCCAAGAGCGACCCGCTGCGCAAGCAGTACCCCGAGAAGATCGTCGTCAAGCTGAAGGTCAACGCCGAGACGATCGACCAGGACGTCATGTCCGGCAAGGCCATCGACCTCGGTGGTACGGGCGTCCAGGCCGCGACCCAGGCGAAGGTCGTCAACTCCTCGGACCAGAAGGCCAACACCGACAACACCTACGGTGGCCGCCTGGTCTACATGGCGATCAACACCAAGCTCGCGCCGTTCGACAAGGTCGAGTGCCGCAAGGCCGTGGAGTTCGCGGTCAACAAGGTCTCCGTGCAGACGGCCCTCGGCGGCCCGATCCGCGGTGACATCGCCTCCACCGTCCTGCCGCCGGACATCCCGGGCTACCAGAAGTCCGACCTGTACGCGACGCCCGGCAACAAGGGCGACGTGGCCAAGGCCAAGGACCAGCTGAAGGCCTGCGGCAAGACGTCGATCGACACCAACATCTCGGCGCGCAGCGACCGTCCGGCGGAGATCGACGCGGCCACCGCGATCATCGACTCGCTGAAGAAGGTCGGCATCAACGCCAGCCTGAAGCAGTTCCCGTCGGGCAAGTACTTCACCGACGCCGCGGGTGTGCCGCAGTTCAACAAGAAGCAGAACATCGGCCTGCACATGATGCAGTGGGGTGCCGACTGGCCGTCCGGCTACGGCTTCCTGCAGCAGATCCTGCACAGCGACGCGATCGGCGAGTCCGGCAACACCAACCTGTCGCAGCTCGACAACAAGGACGTCGACTCGCTGCTGGAGAAGGCCATCGCCAGCGAGGACCAGGGCGAGCGCGACGGCCTCTACGCCCAGATCGACAAGAAGGCGATGGAGGAGGCGGCCCTCGTTCCGCTGACCTACTTCAAGGTCCTGCTGTACCGCCCGGCCGGCTTCACCAACCTGGTGTCGACGGCTGCCTTCAGCGGTCAGTACGACTACCTCAACATCGGTACGACCAAGAAGTAGCCCCGGAAGGCAGGTGAAGGCTTTGGTGCCCGCGGGCCATGCGGCCCGCGGGCACCAGCGCCGATCCCCGTGATCTCGTATATCCTCCGCCGGACGCTCGCGGCAGTGATCCTGCTGCTGGTCGTCACCGCGGTCACCTTCGCGATCTTCTTCCTGCTGCCCCGGCTCGCCGGCCAGACGGCCGACCAGCTGGCCCAGCAGTACATCGGGAAGAGTCCCACCCAGGCCGACATCGAGGCGGTCAAGCAGAACCTCGGTCTCGACCAGCCCGTGTACGTGCAGTACTGGGACTTCATCAAGGGGATCGTCTCCGGCGCCACCTACGACCTCGGCCCCACCACGGCGCACTGCAACGCGCCGTGCTTCGGCTAC containing:
- a CDS encoding ATP-binding protein translates to MAGLEGIEQPRGHSRATAARWSPAVEDETAAKALELFGNPTEAEVPLPSRPESAATARRLTQVIVLRHWALSPKMAEDAVLLVSELVGNAVRHTGARVFGLRMRRRRGWIRIEVRDPSRGLPCLMPVQEMDVSGRGLFLVDKLADRWGVDLLPRGKTTWFEMRVTER
- a CDS encoding EF-hand domain-containing protein, whose amino-acid sequence is MAHIDIEEARKQFERIDADGDGTITAAEFKTALAQGGDWNVTEAVAEAIIKSRDLNGDKVLSFDEFWAFLSK
- a CDS encoding glycoside hydrolase family 25 protein; the encoded protein is MLRGIDVSAYQSSSYDTDGLSFVFVKATEGRSYVNPKLSAQTKRARDAGLVVGFYHFLWPGNLTAQADYFLKKAPEKAGDVLAVDWETTGDGTHASNAEKDRFIRILREKRPDNRVVLYCNRHYWLNVDTTSYAGDGLWIADYVTAGKPRIQAKWRFHQYTDDPLDKNVANFSSKAALRDWAEDA
- a CDS encoding L-serine ammonia-lyase, whose protein sequence is MAISVFDLFSIGIGPSSSHTVGPMRAARMFARRLRNEGVLESVTAVRAELYGSLGATGHGHGTPKAVLLGLEGDSPRTVDVESADGRVESIKQSGRLRLLGEHEIAFSFDDDLVLHRRKALPYHANGMTLWAFDAQGGELLTKTYYSVGGGFVVDEDAVGEDRIKLDDTVLKYPFRTGDELLRLTRETGLSISALMLENERAWRTEEEIREGLLEIWRVMRECVSRGMSREGILPGGLKVRRRAANTARKLRSEGDAKALAMEWITLYAMAVNEENAAGGRVVTAPTNGAAGIIPAVLHYYINFVPGADEEGVVRFLLAAGAIGMLFKENASISGAEVGCQGEVGSACSMAAGALAEVLGGSPEQVENAAEIGMEHNLGLTCDPVGGLVQIPCIERNGMAAVKAVTAARMAMRGDGSHKVSLDKVIKTMKDTGADMSVKYKETARGGLAVNIIEC
- the glyA gene encoding serine hydroxymethyltransferase; amino-acid sequence: MSENSLLNTPLHELDPAVAAALDAELERQQSTLEMIASENFAPVAVMEAQGSVLTNKYAEGYPGRRYYGGCEHVDVAEQIAIDRVKELFGAEYANVQPHSGASANQAALFALAQPGDTILGLDLAHGGHLTHGMRLNFSGKQFQVVAYHVDPESGLVDMDEVERLAKEHRPKVIIAGWSAYPRQLDFAAFRRIADETGAYLWVDMAHFAGLVAAGLHPNPVPHADVVTSTTHKTLGGPRGGIILARSKEFAKKLNSSVFPGFQGGPLEHVIAAKAVSFKVAASEEFKERQRRTVEGARILADRLTAEDARAAGVNVLSGGTDVHLILVDLRESELDGQQAEDRLHEVGITVNRNAVPDDPRPPMVTSGLRIGTPALATRGFTAEDFTEVADVIAETLKPSYDAAALKARVKALADKHPLYAGLNK
- the gcvH gene encoding glycine cleavage system protein GcvH: MSNPQQLRYSKEHEWLATAEDGVATVGITEFAANALGDVVYAQLPEVGSTVTAGDTCGELESTKSVSDLYSPVTGEVTEINEDVVNDPALVNSAPFEGGWLFKVRVTEEPADLLSADEYDAHTAG
- the gcvT gene encoding glycine cleavage system aminomethyltransferase GcvT; amino-acid sequence: MSSSEPRRTALDALHRSLGATMTDFAGWDMPLRYGSERDEHNAVRTRAGLFDLSHMGEITVTGAQAAAFLNHALVGNIASVGVGRARYTMICRADGGILDDLIVYRLDETEYMVVANASNAQVVLDALTERVAGFDAEVRDDRDAYALIAVQGPESPGILKSLTDADLDGLKYYAGLPGTVAGVPALIARTGYTGEDGFELFVKPEHAVELWQALTEAGQGVGLVPCGLSCRDTLRLEAGMPLYGNELSTSLTPFDAGLGRVVKFEKEGDFVGREALQAAAAKAETNPPRVLVGLVAEGRRVPRSGYPVVAGGEVIGEVTSGAPSPTLGKPIAMAYVDAAHAAPGTPGVGVDIRGSHEPYEVVALPFYKRQK
- a CDS encoding AAA family ATPase; the protein is MTVKRTTAYATTSGIALPGQPGASAVEARTRPAPVVRDLRERSGRGPTALLFGPRDLVVITGLPGSGKSTLMRRTVRGPRVDSQDTRDRWDARMPGFLPYALYRPLVRLSHYAGLRRAVRRGGGVVVHDCGTQAWVRGWLARAARRRGGVLHLLVLDVDPDTALEGQRERGRGVSRYAFLRHRRAAARLLRAVDSGELPRGCGSAVLLDRDAAGTLRRIGFTG
- a CDS encoding enhanced serine sensitivity protein SseB — its product is MDFAADLPADFPAGSPLHPHGGWPGNELEEVLSASLGQPSAGGRIVEVLGRSFVWVPLPNGGGPDSGPLDLPGMEIDGQGYVPVFSSEEQFRQVVGSHMAYTVAPAVEFARGLPPHVGIAVNPGGVVGVPLPPAAVAEVCRAGRTPLDGFASGGRVKLYEPDWQDDPVDFLSAASAEFAAIGVVATARRCLGAIEDGEPVLFVGVELTQWEGDLRAAPMDALGRALGRVPVRWPVNLVLLDVAQDPVIDWMRAKVRPFYTREP
- a CDS encoding enhanced serine sensitivity protein SseB C-terminal domain-containing protein: MSASGTTSTGQVEHMLRQVTPGRYDAYEALLRALATPATGQVWMLLWHGQAGSPDAQYGNMEVDGHAYAPCVTSAQELSASGWNRSYEVVDGLDVARTLHPDHYGLWLNPHAPGGGVGIPWLDLRRIATGLDRQPAGPLRLSEPAIEIPQFYALLSQNAHRTPAVRTLRRAWVQPALGAPYLAIGLDVYDTSPPAVDAVRSMMLQSVGAVPDGLPVSTVAMADEDDPVAMWMRQAARPFYDREAHATAPAAGYGYPPAQGRY
- a CDS encoding ABC transporter permease, with translation MTAPIETTGAEAGAQPEAVLSGIEKSKIEGRSLGQIAWSRFKKDKVAVAGGVIVILLILLAILSRPLQALFGLDPNALNQDLIDPNTSLPKGDFGGMSWEHPLGVEPKFGRDIATRILEGSWVSLVVAFGATLLSNTIGAVLGVVAGYYGGRVDTIISRLMDTFLAFPLLLFAIAISATLQGGAFGLEGLPLHISVLIFIIGFFNWPYLGRIVRGQTLALREREFVDASRGMGAKGPYILFRELLPNLVGPIIVYSTLLIPTNILFEASLSFLGVGIQPPQASWGGMLNQAVDFYEVDPQFMIVPGLAIFVTVLAFNLLGDGLRDALDPRSR